The Stomatobaculum sp. F0698 genomic sequence AGAAGGCTCTCGCGGCAGTCGAGGGCGACATGGAGAAGGCGATTGAGTTCCTTCGTGAGAAGGGACTTGCCGGCGCGCAGAAAAAGGCGAGCCGCATCGCAGCAGAAGGTATGGTTGCTGTTCTTGTCAGCGCTGACGGTAAGAAGGGCGTTGCGGTCGAAGTGAATGCCGAGACCGACTTCGTCGCGAAGAACGAGAAGTTCAGAAACTATGTCGGCGAGGTTGCACAGCAGGCGCTGGATACCAATGCTACAGATCTCGAGGCTTTCCTCGCAGAGCCGTGGAAGGCAGACAACTCCCTCACGGTGAAGGAGCAGCTCTCCGCTATGATTTCCGTGATCGGCGAGAAGCTTGACATTCGTCGTTTCCGCCAGCTCAAGGAGGAGAACGGTTTTGTCGAGTCCTATGTCCATGCGGGCGGAAAGATCGGCGTTCTTCTTGCGGTCGAGACCGATGTTGTGAACGATGCGGTCAAGGAGATGGCAAAGAATGTCGCAATGCAGGTCGCAGCGCTGAAGCCGCTCTACACGAGCGATGCCGAGGTCGATGCGGACTACCTTGAGAAGGAGAAGGAAATCCTTGCGGCGCAGATTAAGAATGACCCGAAGATGGCAAACAAGCCGGAGAAGGTCATTGAGGGCGCTGTGCAGGGCCGTCTCCAGAAGGAGCTGAAGGAAATCTGCCTTCTGGATCAGGTTTATGTCAAGGCAGAGGACGGCAAGCAGAGCGTAGCTGCATACGTGGCTTCCGTCGCGAAGGAGAACCAGGCAAACATCGCAATCAAGACCTTTGTCCGCTTTGAGACCGGCGAGGGCCTTGAGCACAAGAGCGAGAACTTTGCGGAAGAAGT encodes the following:
- the tsf gene encoding translation elongation factor Ts produces the protein MGAITAAMVKELRELTGAGMMDSKKALAAVEGDMEKAIEFLREKGLAGAQKKASRIAAEGMVAVLVSADGKKGVAVEVNAETDFVAKNEKFRNYVGEVAQQALDTNATDLEAFLAEPWKADNSLTVKEQLSAMISVIGEKLDIRRFRQLKEENGFVESYVHAGGKIGVLLAVETDVVNDAVKEMAKNVAMQVAALKPLYTSDAEVDADYLEKEKEILAAQIKNDPKMANKPEKVIEGAVQGRLQKELKEICLLDQVYVKAEDGKQSVAAYVASVAKENQANIAIKTFVRFETGEGLEHKSENFAEEVAKQMQG